Proteins from one Scyliorhinus canicula chromosome 6, sScyCan1.1, whole genome shotgun sequence genomic window:
- the LOC119967851 gene encoding NACHT, LRR and PYD domains-containing protein 12-like, with protein MVNRHADRLCDTGFSALSIQHLASALSTNESLIELDLGHNKVCDAGVKHLSEALKDQDWKIQKLRLDDTRLSDSCINDLVSALGTNRSVTELNLESNSFTDQSIPKLQKLIINCSSLDRIELWKNRFSSTGENRLKSLQGIRRGLSVVLTSC; from the exons ATGGTAAATCGGCACGCTGACAG GCTGTGTGATACTGGTTTCTCAGCTTTGAGTATCCAGCATCTTGCCTCTGCTCTCAGTACAAACGAGTCACTGATAGAGTTGGACCTGGGTCATAATAAAGTGTGTGACGCAGGAGTGAAGCACCTGTCTGAAGCTCTGAAAGATCAGGACTGGAAAATACAGAAACTGCG ACTGGATGATACCCGTCTCTCAGACTCGTGTATCAATGATCTCGTCTCTGCTCTTGGTACAAACCGATCAGTGACAGAGCTGAACCTGGAGTCAAACTCCTTCACAGACCAATCCATCCCTAAGCTGCAAAAACTCATAATAAACTGTAGCAGTCTGGACCGGATCGA GCTGTGGAAGAATCGGTTCAGTTCAACTGGAGAAAATCGACTGAAGTCACTCCAGGGTATAAGAAGAGGACTGAGTGTGGTGTTGACATCATGTTAA